In Cygnus atratus isolate AKBS03 ecotype Queensland, Australia chromosome 14, CAtr_DNAZoo_HiC_assembly, whole genome shotgun sequence, the DNA window tgctttcctgcccCAAGACCTCCCCTTGgggctccctgctggctgcGGGGCTCTCGGGGGACAGCCCAGCTGTCACCTTGCAACCCTCTGCATCCCTGCCAGCCCACTCTGAGCGCTGGGCACGGGCCCTTCCTGCAGAGCTCCTGTCCCCGAACCTGCCCGTCCCTTGCCCCCTGGGGCTCTCCCTCACCTCTGGGCTCAGCGGGGCCGTCTCCGGTGCGGTGGCAGCATGGTGGCAGGGGTGATGCCAAGGCATCCCCGCCGGGCGCAGGGGGCTCAGCCCGCGGCGatggcagcacccagcctgcaCCTCCCACTGCTGGTCCCTCCTCCGGGCCAGCccgctgctccccagccctgtccccaccctCCTGACCAGCCCCTCTCCAGGCTCTGCCCTCCTTTGGGTGCTGCCCCCCAACACTCTGTCCCCCTTGCCCCTTCCCAGAGAGGGTCCTGCTCCCATGgcacggccggggggggccAGGGTGCCCCCCTGCACCCACACACCCCTGAAGATCCCGCGTGCACCCAGCCCTATGTGCCGCAGGTGATGGGAGGTGTCACCACATCCACCACGGCCCCACACTGGAGTGCTGGGAAGGCTGTGTAAAGCTTGGCAAAATTGGGCTAAGAAAGACTACAATGAGGCCATTGAGGGGATTTAGGTGGATGGGCACTGGGCGGGTGAAAAACTGGGATTCCCACAAGGGATTCTGTGGGTACAACACTGCGTCCCACCGCTGTGACCAGGGAATGGTGATGGGATGGCTGCGGGGATGGGTTaggggggcacagggggctCCTGCCCGGCACGGACCCTGCTCGTTCACCCACCTGGCTGCTCCTAGCACAACGCTTTTCGCAAGAGTCCTGTGCCGTTAGACCAGCTCTGCTGTTACCCAACCCTGCCCTTATCTGAGATGGTATCTCACCGCCTTCAGCCTTTCTCTGCACCCTGTGGCCAGGCTGATAACTGCTCCATGCCCTGGGGGCTCCCCGTGCTGCACCTCGGGACTGCCTCTAATCCCCACAGCCCCAGAATTTCCTGCGGGGAGGTCGTGGGGCCCCCCCCCAGGGGTGCGAGGGCCACCCCGGCTGAGCCTGTGCGTGCTGCAAGGCGGGGAAATGCAGCTTCTCCTTCTCGCAGGCTtgcttctgcaaagcagaagcagaactcAGCGACGGCCCCGGTGcatcccccccttcctcccctgtcCCCACCGGGTGCTATGGGGCTGGGGATGGCACAGGGGGGCCCCATGGACCTCCCCATGGTGGGGTGCAGAGGCAGGGCACCCAGGGACCCTCAGGGTGCTCAGGGACCCTCCGAACCCACCCTGTGCCCCGTGCCCCGTGCCTCTTTGCAGAAGCCCCCTGGCTAAACATAAGCACACGGAGGCTGCGGGAGAGCTGCGGTGGCAGCAAAGGATGCGGTTTCAATCCCGCCTTGCTGCAGGCACAAGTGCTGGTAGAGGCAGTGCTGTGCGGGACCTGACCCATGCTCCTTGGCACCCCgcagcacctcccagccccgcgcagcctgccccagccctgtggAGGCAGGACACACGCAGcgccagggctgggctggtcCTCGGGGGGTTCCTACCTGCCCACCTCCCACTGTGCACCTTTCAAGGACTCCACTTGATCACTTTGGCGTCTGCCAACCTGCTGATGGGATCTATATTTAGAGGCTGGCCTCCCGGCTTTGACAACAACAGGAAGGTCTCACCCACTCCTGGGGGGAGGCAGATGGGCAGGAGCAGAGAACAGCTCTGGGTTTGGGGAAAACAGCTCTGGGTTGGGGACTGGGCTTGGCGAACGCGCAGGCAAGGGCTGGAGGAAGTGAAGATCAAAGTGAATTTGGGATCCTTCCAGCACGTTGGcctgctccttcccccctcTCGGAAGCACCCCACGATAACACTGTGCCCTAAGGTCCGTGTGTCCAGCTGCCCGGccatccctcctcccttcctccttccctacATCCCTACATCTCTAaatccctccatccctctctccatccctccctctgtccctccatccctgcacccagggagcagcagacGGTGGGGGGCTCAGGACAATTGCCCCATGGGGGAGCTGGAAGCACGGTGCCGAGTGGCCCCTGGGGGtttgcagggcagggcagaggggcagggagggcgaGGAGCAGGACAGGGGGCTGGAGGCAGTGCTCTCATAGACCTGCTGCAGGGGGGACACAGGACACACTTATCCAAGGCAGGCTGCTCGGGGGGCCCCATTGCTCCCAGCATGGGTGGTGGGGATGGGACCCCCCTGCCAGCTCAGGAGATGTCACCTGCAAAGCGTGAGAGCCTGGGGACAGGGCGACACCCTCCCCTAGCCTGGTGACATTTGGGACACTGGATGCTTTGGTGCACGGGGGCAGCATGGGCCCTGCGCCACCCCCCCATCCGTGGGGCCGGCTGACACTGCTCGCTGCTGAACTAAtctctcccccagcagcagcttcccgTTTCCTTTCCAATCCCTGCACCGGGGCCAGGCAGGAAGAGCCGGCCAGATGTGCTCTCCTGTGGGGCCGCAGCCCCCGCTGCCTGTGCCCCCATAATCCCAGCAAGGGCACCCAGGGGGACTCTGGTCCCCCCATGCCCCCCTCAcaccctgcctgccccctccctcACTCAAGGGATGCTGGCATGTGGCCCCTTGCTGGGGAAACAATCAGCGAGGTGTCTTTTGGGGTGAAAATGGGGGTCCAGCACCCCACAAGATTGGGGatgtccccctccccagccccacaagtATCACAAGACCCCCCAAGCGTGGTGATGCTGGGAGCTCGGTCACAGCCCAGCGCTGGCTGCaggtccctgtccctgccaaCCCTCCTGTCCTCCCCATGCATCCGGTGCCACTGTCACCCCGGCCGTTTGGGGCAGCATTCTGTGCTGGGTACCTGGGACTCCCCTCCAGCCTCCTGGAgctcaggcagcagctcctcacccCTACTGAAGGGTGgctgaaaatcacagaaaattcaCCTAAAATGTCCCcgcagcagaagctgcagcctgGTTATGGAAGAGAAACACCTGGGGAGCAAGGAGAGGATGCGACCATGCGGGGTGGTCTTCATCTCAGCGCCTTGTGGGGTCTGGGTGCCCATcagggcagcacccaggggagTTTCTCCCACAGGGGACATAGGTGATGCTGTGGGGTGTCTAAAGGGGGGCAGCGAGCATCTGTGCCCGGGATGCTGGGGTGGGCAGCCAGGTGCAATGGGGAGAAGCACAAAAAGGGCAGCACAAGGCACAGcaagcacagggcagcagcactcagagggaggctgggggatcAGAGGGACTCCAAACCCCCAGGGGATGGTGGCTCTGCAGGCCCTGGGGGTTATCCTCATGGGGGCCACCATGTCCTGGTCCATGTCCCCTACCCTTAACCTTGCTGGGACAGGTCTCAGGCCCAGCCCTGTTGGCAGTGACATCCCTGTTTGCATCGGAACAGAGCAGGCTTGAACCTCTCTGAGGCAGGAATCCTGCAGCAAACGGGTGGGTGGAAAAATCCAGCACTCGTCAGCTTGTTCCCCGGCCGCCGTCTGTCCAGACAAACTTCCCGCTGTCCGGCGGAAGCCGTCCTGTGCCCACGCACACCCACTCGCGGGTGTGCAGATGTGCAGAGCCCACATTGCTCCCTCCAGATGTGCAGAGCCCAGCATCCCCctctctgtcccctcccagcccctgcacccACTGAgtgggcaccctggggtgctggcaCCCTGCGCAGCCCGGGGGTGCTCGGTGCCCCATGCCATCCCGAAGCTCGGTGGCTGTGCACACACCAACCCTTTTATTGTTGTGCCAGAAaccacagaagcagcaaacacTAGAGGCAGCCTGCGGCGGTGAATCCGTCACCCAGGAGGGGACCTGGGGGGCTCCCGGAGATGGGGTTCACACAGAGCCTGGGGGGACGtggagcggggctggcagggcaggaccTCAGGACAGAGAGGGACGGTCCCagtcctgtgctgctgcaaagcCTGGGCAGGTCCCACACAGACCCTCTGCTTCTAGGGCCGTGAGGAGCACACCCCAAAGGTCTCAGAGCAGCAAGACCAagctccttcccaccccaggAAGtctccttccccctttttttgcCTCCCTGGGGCACCCACTCCTGCATCCCGCTCTGCCACCTGCGTGGGGACATCTCCACAGGCACCAAGTGCGTGGGCACCGGAGTGgtcctccccccttccctgcccccatGCTGCAGGCTCCCACAGGAGGACTGACAGAGGATTTGGGGGGCACCAGGTGCCACGTTCCCCCTGCCCCGTCAGGCCTCGTGGTCGCTGGTGCTCAGGTGGTCCTCGGTCAGCCCAGTCTCATCGATGTGCTCCAACGAGTCGGCGTGCTGCAGCGAGAGCTCGGCCAGGCTGAGGCTGGGCAGCGTGCTCTGCTCCGGGTACACCCAGGGCTTGTACCCGGGGTCGTGCCTGCGCTTCCACTCGGGGTACTTCAGCCCTGCCTTGTAGATCTTCTTCATTGCCTGCGGGAAGAGCCGGTCCAGCCCGTCATGGCCACCCCACGCTGCACCACCGCTTGCTTCTCCAGGGGGCTGGGCTGCATTTGGGACACCAGCCCCttggctcccccagccccacggctgcTTTGGAgccccaccaccagccccacacCCTGCTTACCTTGGGTGCCACGAACTGCGAGACGCGGTTCACCACCCACTTTGGCAGCGATCCTGCAAGACCCAAAGCCTCATCACGGAGCTGACCCAGAGATGCCAAAAGCCTCCAAAATCCCTGCTGGGTGCATTGGCCAAAGTGCAGCGCCTGGTGCTGGACCAAGACCCCCAGGTCTGATGGCTACTGCCCCATGCCGTGCCCTGGAGGGTTCCCCATCTTCCCTTCGCTGTCCCCACTTCCCTTTGGGTCTCAGGATGGTGGAGATCCATGGTGGGCCCACAAGAACCTCATGAAGTGCAACTAGGCCAAGTGCAAGGGTGACCCTAAGTGTGAGTGCAGGCTGAGCAAGGggtggattgagagcagccctgtggagaaggacttgggggtgctggtggatgaaaaatCCATGAGGCcatgaggatgctcagagggctggggctgtgaggaaaggctgggagagccggggctgctcagcctggagaagaggttTGGAGAGACCgcacagcagccttccagtacctaaaggtgcttataagaaagatgggATCCTTTGTACAAGGGcctgtagtgataggacaaggggtaatggttttaaactggaGGAAAGTAGATTTTGATTCACtttaaggaggaaattcttccctctgagggaggcgaggccctggcccaggcttcccaggggagctgtgggtgccccatccctgcagtgcccaaggccaggctggatggggctgggggcagcccgggctggtgggaggtgtccctgccgtggcaggggtggcactgggtgggctttaaggtcccttccagcccaaaccactCTGCAGTGCCATGGCTCTCAGATCTGAAGACCCATCCCCGTGGGAGCACACCGCAGCGTCCCCTCCCGGCTCTCACCTCGGGGGTCCACCTGGGTGAGATAATAGAGGACGCAGGCGCCGGTGCCATTGGCCTTGATCAGGTAACCGGTCTGCAGGGATACGGCCCTGACAAAATCCTTCCGGGGAGGGAATTTCTGCAAAAAGACCCCGCGAGCCTCAGAGCCTGCCCAAgcagctgcccagggctgccccggggccgcgggCACCCACCGGGTGCTTGACGCTGTAGTTGAGGATGATGTAGTCATCGCCCAGGGGCAGCCAGGAGCGCAGGGTGACAAAATCCCGGTTCTTCAGGGGGCTGGGGCACTTCCCTGCGGAGACACCCGGTTACAGCCCGGCCaggggcaccctggggtgcaggggggggctgggggctgctcacAGGAGTAGTATCCCACGTCGGCGTTCGCGGTCAGGCGCCCGATGTCATAGGTCTCGATGACGTGCGAGTCCCACTTCTTGCGGTAGCCGGTGTCGTGCAGCACGTCGTAGAGCGTCTCGGCAGGGACGTCCTTGCAGGAGATGCGGGTCTGTGGGGAGACGGGCCGTCACATCCCTATTGGGCGCCCCTGGGGTCCCCCTCGGGTCCCCGGGACCGTGCccacccccagggatggggacttgTGGCTGCTCCTCTTGGCTGGTCCGGCTGCAACCGGAGCCGCCCGTGGGCACAGGCATGTGCATTATTGATggccccatccctgctcctcccGGTGCCGGAGGAAGATGTCATCTGCTCCTCGTTAGAGGCCTTGCATCTTTGATGAGGTGCGTGGCAGCACCGTGTAATGGGAGACGGCCCTTTGAACGCAGGTGGCAGGTCCCATCAATCTCGGGCCAGCTTTCCCCGGGGTGAGGTGTCTGCCCCGcggggctggagctgtgccGTACCTGTGGGGCACCATGGGGTGGGAGCACCCAGCCCGTCCTCACCcggacctgctgctgcaggaggggccCATGCATCCTCCTGAAAGCACTGGGTGCCCCAGCGGGAGCACTGcacccccaaaatcccccctTAGAGCGTACTGCCCATCTTCCTCCAGCCCAACCAAAATCTGCACCAAGGAGCTGTTGGCAGTGCCCCCGTCTGGGTGATGGCATGATGATGCTCAGACCCCTGAACCCTCCTGGGACCCCTGCTCTATGGGGCTCAGCAGTGGAAAGGGCAGATATAAAGCTGCATCCTCTGCTGGGCTGCGCTTGTTTGAACAGGGCTGGACTTTGCCAGGACCCTGCCAGCCTGTCCTGACCACGGTGCCgcagtccctgctgctgtccccatgtcccttcTTGTCCTTCGGGCGCCTGCACACGGCTGTGCTCCACCTTCTTCATGGGGATGGAGGCAGcctgcagtgccctgcagcctccttcttgcccttctggAGGACGGATGTGATGTTGTGATGTTTGCCTCTTCCCGGTTATCAGGGACCTCCTGCAGTCTGTGTGACTTCAGCCAGACCCCTTAGCACCCTTGGGTGCATCCTACATGGTCCTGTGGACTTGTGTATGCCCAGCTGGCTTGTGTGCTGCTTGGTCCTGGCCTAGGAGCTTGCCCTGGCTCACCACCCATCCCATGTCAGAGCTGCATGTAttgcagctctgtgcagagctgcatctctgcctctcctcctcctcctcctcttcctcatcgCCTTGACCATGCTGGGCCTCcatccacagcagcactgcaatcACCATGTGCCTGCATGCCCAGCTCctcatggaatcacagaatgcttggggttggaagggaccttaaagatcacctggttccaaccgcttgccacaggcagggatgccacccactagaccaggttgcccagggccttgaGCACCcctagggatggggcatccacaacctcctCCTGGTGTcgtgctgggctgcagccgcTCTGCGATCAGGAGAGCAGTGCAAGAGCCTCCTCCAGCATCCTCTGCCCCAGGTGCCTCCTCACCACCTCCCCGTGCCTCCCAGCTCTCCAGGTCATGGTCACCCTTCCCTGGCGCTCCCAGTTGGAAGCCCTCCTTGCCAGGTCAGCCTCTTGGtcaggtgctccagccccacttTCTATGGCAGACCCCATTCCTGTCTGATCCTCGGTGAGGATCCTGTGGCAGAAAAGCCATGACAGTGCCCCGGAGTCGAGCGCTGCCCTGCAGGATGCTCCCGTGCTGGTGTAACCCCTCCACCAGTGGGACTGAGGAAGTGATGGGGCTCCCTCGCCCCACAGCCACTCTTGATATGCTCAGGGTCACCCAGCACCGTCACTGGTGCCATGTGTGTGAGCAGCACGGTGTGACAGCCCCAGCGACAGCATCCCAGATCCATtccctggcaggcagcaaagTCCCCGGCGCAGCACGTGGGGCATCTGAAACCCTCAGG includes these proteins:
- the LOC118256198 gene encoding START domain-containing protein 10-like codes for the protein MSRAGEMVYIPDDSDFSSFREQCESLEGWHCRYNKAGVTVWSHGQEESCTVQKIKTRISCKDVPAETLYDVLHDTGYRKKWDSHVIETYDIGRLTANADVGYYSWKCPSPLKNRDFVTLRSWLPLGDDYIILNYSVKHPKFPPRKDFVRAVSLQTGYLIKANGTGACVLYYLTQVDPRGSLPKWVVNRVSQFVAPKAMKKIYKAGLKYPEWKRRHDPGYKPWVYPEQSTLPSLSLAELSLQHADSLEHIDETGLTEDHLSTSDHEA